A single Bacteroidales bacterium DNA region contains:
- the rpoN gene encoding RNA polymerase factor sigma-54 has product MLKQKLQQKLLQKLSPQQIQMIKLLEIPTMQLEQRIKAEIEENPALEEGALEEMMETDSSDDDISSDPNDKDKEEFTLEDYVDEDEYPSYKLNAQNYSKDDKREEIPFSVGLSFHDHLEDQLGMRPLDEKQRLLALYMLGNIDDDGYLRRRLESIVDDVAFALNIKTDEPELIGILRIIQELDPPGVGARNLQECLVLQIEAKDLENPTIQLAHKILKDHFEEFTRKHYDKILTRLNIKDEQLKDALDEILKLNPKPGSAYTDPQNKGYGHIIPDFILENNEGDLELSLNARNVPELKVSRTYNDMLLNYQHNKGNNSKTEKEALTFVKQKLDSAKWFIDAIRQRQNTLLVTMNAIISYQHEYFVTGDETKLKPMILKDIADITGLDVSTISRVANSKYIQTNFGIIPLKFFFSEGMQTESGEEVSTREIKKILQDCLDSEDKRHPITDDRLAEILKEKGYHIARRTVAKYREQLNIPVARMRKEL; this is encoded by the coding sequence AAAATTGCTGCAAAAATTATCTCCCCAGCAGATACAGATGATCAAGCTGCTGGAGATACCTACCATGCAGCTTGAGCAGAGAATTAAAGCCGAAATAGAGGAAAATCCGGCTCTTGAAGAAGGAGCTCTTGAAGAAATGATGGAAACGGATTCATCCGATGATGATATCAGCAGCGATCCGAATGATAAGGATAAGGAAGAATTCACGCTCGAAGATTATGTGGATGAGGATGAATATCCTTCGTATAAACTGAATGCACAGAATTATTCAAAGGATGATAAGAGGGAAGAAATTCCTTTTTCAGTAGGGTTGTCATTTCACGATCATCTTGAGGATCAGCTCGGCATGCGCCCGCTTGACGAAAAGCAGAGGCTTCTTGCCTTGTATATGCTTGGAAATATTGATGATGACGGGTATCTGAGAAGACGCCTTGAGAGCATTGTGGATGATGTTGCCTTTGCACTTAATATTAAAACTGATGAACCCGAGCTGATCGGTATCCTGAGGATCATCCAGGAACTTGATCCTCCCGGTGTAGGCGCCAGGAATCTCCAGGAATGTCTCGTACTTCAGATTGAAGCCAAAGATCTTGAAAACCCGACCATTCAGCTAGCACACAAAATTCTGAAGGATCATTTTGAGGAATTTACCCGGAAACATTACGATAAAATTCTTACCCGGTTAAATATTAAGGATGAACAGCTTAAGGATGCCCTTGATGAAATACTCAAACTGAATCCAAAACCGGGAAGCGCTTATACTGATCCTCAGAACAAGGGCTACGGCCATATTATACCTGATTTTATCCTCGAGAACAACGAAGGCGATCTGGAACTCAGTCTGAATGCAAGAAATGTTCCTGAATTAAAGGTCAGCAGGACATATAATGATATGCTTCTGAATTACCAGCATAATAAAGGCAATAATTCCAAAACCGAAAAGGAAGCACTGACTTTCGTCAAGCAAAAGCTGGATTCCGCTAAATGGTTTATCGATGCCATACGGCAAAGGCAAAATACTTTGCTTGTAACCATGAATGCCATTATTTCATACCAGCATGAGTATTTTGTTACGGGCGACGAAACCAAGCTAAAGCCTATGATTCTGAAAGATATTGCAGATATTACAGGGCTCGATGTTTCGACCATTTCACGGGTTGCAAACAGCAAATACATTCAAACCAATTTTGGCATTATTCCTCTTAAATTCTTTTTCTCCGAAGGAATGCAAACAGAATCAGGAGAGGAAGTGTCAACTAGGGAGATAAAAAAGATTTTGCAGGATTGTCTTGATTCCGAAGACAAACGCCATCCCATAACGGATGACCGGCTTGCTGAAATATTAAAAGAAAAGGGATATCATATTGCCCGGCGTACGGTTGCAAAATACAGGGAGCAACTTAATATACCGGTGGCAAGGATGAGAAAAGAGCTATAA
- a CDS encoding glycosyltransferase, translated as MINELIQNRKPGTVFICPLDWGLGHATRLIPVIRCFLSHGWKVILGGSGKSGSLIHESFPELPYEHFNTYSVKYPGNPRGLILSVLFQVPLLANSVIAEHRQLKPLISKYKIDTIVSDNRYGIYSAITHNIIITHQLSPVLPVYFSWAEYPLYLILKRLVTRFDECWIPDIKDAGNLTGNLSHRFSLPANARFIGWLSRFQSVSLINTPEYDIVVSLSGPQPQLRHFTSRIIAQAKTMQCKILIISGMQDFEDDTLTENVKMVNHLVDPEFLSLLRKAHLVICRSGYSSIMDLIEIQKPAVLVPTPGQPEQEYLAERLSRTGLFSFVLQSQFDLKKLYAGYLKEKTTTIIANPSK; from the coding sequence TTGATAAATGAACTAATACAAAACAGGAAACCCGGAACTGTTTTTATATGTCCGCTCGACTGGGGATTGGGACATGCAACCCGGTTAATCCCTGTTATTCGCTGCTTTCTAAGTCATGGCTGGAAGGTTATTCTGGGTGGCTCAGGAAAATCAGGATCGCTTATTCATGAGTCATTCCCGGAACTACCTTATGAACATTTCAATACGTATTCGGTAAAATATCCCGGAAACCCACGGGGACTGATACTATCAGTTTTGTTCCAGGTTCCTCTGCTTGCAAATTCTGTGATTGCAGAACACCGGCAACTTAAACCCCTGATTTCAAAGTATAAAATCGATACCATAGTATCAGATAACCGCTATGGAATTTATTCGGCAATAACACACAACATCATTATCACTCATCAGCTATCTCCTGTTCTGCCGGTTTACTTTTCATGGGCGGAATACCCGCTTTACCTTATATTAAAACGACTTGTGACCCGGTTTGATGAATGCTGGATTCCTGATATAAAAGATGCTGGTAATCTTACCGGTAATCTTTCTCATCGCTTCAGTCTGCCTGCCAATGCTCGGTTTATCGGATGGCTGTCACGATTTCAAAGTGTTTCCTTAATTAATACTCCCGAATATGATATCGTAGTTTCACTTAGCGGACCACAGCCTCAATTGAGACATTTCACAAGCAGAATCATTGCCCAGGCAAAGACCATGCAATGTAAAATATTAATTATTTCGGGCATGCAGGATTTTGAGGACGATACCCTGACAGAAAATGTTAAAATGGTAAATCACCTTGTTGACCCTGAATTTCTTTCTTTATTGAGAAAAGCTCATCTTGTCATTTGCAGGTCAGGTTATTCAAGCATAATGGATTTGATTGAAATTCAAAAGCCGGCTGTTTTAGTTCCGACACCCGGTCAGCCTGAACAGGAGTATCTTGCCGAAAGATTGAGTAGAACGGGATTGTTCAGTTTTGTATTACAATCACAATTTGATTTGAAAAAGCTTTATGCCGGTTATTTGAAGGAGAAAACCACTACCATAATTGCCAATCCAAGTAAATAA
- a CDS encoding radical SAM protein, which yields MSTFLFDTIIFGPVWSRRLGESLGINLLPAGLKVCNFNCVYCECGLTPLADKSHSFPSADEVRISLENKLAEMKLQGEYLDCITFAGNGEPTLHPEFPRIIKETIEIRNRLLPGAKIAVLSNATLIGQPHIHKSLLEVDLNILKLDSAIPRTLEAINCPKGSYNPDNIKAAFRAFSGKLLIQSLFFKGTCNGIYVDNTTENEIKAWLAVLEEVKPQTVMIYSLARDTAVNGLQAATPEELEHIASLVRNLGIETLVTP from the coding sequence ATGTCTACTTTTCTGTTTGATACAATCATATTCGGGCCTGTATGGAGCCGCAGGCTTGGTGAATCACTCGGCATTAATTTACTGCCCGCTGGCCTGAAAGTGTGTAATTTTAACTGCGTTTATTGTGAATGCGGACTTACCCCGCTCGCCGATAAAAGCCATTCTTTCCCCTCTGCGGATGAAGTAAGGATTTCGCTTGAAAATAAACTCGCCGAAATGAAGTTGCAGGGTGAGTACCTTGATTGCATCACTTTTGCCGGAAATGGCGAGCCAACATTGCATCCTGAATTCCCGCGCATTATCAAAGAAACAATCGAAATCCGCAATCGCTTGTTGCCGGGTGCAAAAATTGCCGTACTATCAAATGCCACTCTTATTGGGCAGCCGCACATTCATAAATCATTGCTTGAGGTTGATCTGAATATACTGAAACTTGATTCAGCCATACCACGAACGCTTGAAGCAATCAATTGCCCGAAGGGAAGTTATAATCCTGATAATATTAAAGCCGCGTTCAGAGCCTTCAGCGGCAAGCTTCTGATTCAGTCTCTTTTTTTCAAGGGTACCTGCAACGGGATTTATGTAGATAATACAACCGAAAACGAGATCAAAGCGTGGCTTGCTGTGCTTGAAGAAGTTAAACCTCAGACTGTAATGATCTATTCGCTTGCCAGGGATACGGCAGTAAACGGACTGCAAGCCGCTACACCTGAAGAACTTGAACATATTGCTTCCCTGGTAAGGAATTTAGGTATTGAAACCCTTGTTACCCCTTGA
- a CDS encoding CvpA family protein: MNYIDLFVLVLLVYAIFKGFTKGFILQMTVIAALGLGIYAALKLSDLTALKLKGHVSLSPESLHLLAMGLTFALVFFLVWLLGKLVEKMVEAMDLSMLNRLFGVVFSAAKILLICGLILAFVDRIDQKIAFLPKNTREKSIFYEPLTKMIITVFPSMHTPGTNYEGVKVQV, from the coding sequence ATGAATTATATCGATCTGTTTGTCCTTGTGCTTCTGGTGTATGCCATATTCAAAGGGTTTACAAAGGGTTTTATATTACAAATGACAGTGATAGCAGCACTGGGTTTGGGAATCTATGCTGCTCTTAAGCTCTCTGATTTAACTGCCCTTAAGCTGAAAGGACATGTTTCACTCAGTCCTGAAAGTCTCCATTTGCTGGCAATGGGGTTAACATTTGCTCTTGTTTTCTTCCTTGTTTGGTTGCTGGGCAAACTTGTAGAAAAAATGGTCGAAGCTATGGACCTTTCCATGCTCAACCGGTTATTCGGCGTTGTTTTCAGTGCTGCAAAAATTCTTTTGATTTGCGGATTGATACTGGCTTTTGTCGACAGGATTGATCAGAAAATTGCATTTCTGCCGAAAAACACAAGAGAGAAATCAATATTCTATGAGCCTTTGACAAAAATGATAATCACCGTTTTTCCATCCATGCATACACCAGGTACAAATTATGAAGGTGTGAAAGTTCAAGTGTGA
- the tyrS gene encoding tyrosine--tRNA ligase has protein sequence MTFIEELSWRGMIHDMMPGTEEQLQKEMTAGYIGFDPTADSLHIGNLLPIMLLVHFQRSGHKPIALVGGATGMIGDPSFKAEERKFLDEDTLRHNLSCQRKQLEKFLNFDCGANSAEIVNNYDWFKEFSFLGFLREVGKHITVNYMMSKDSVKKRLETGISFTEFTYQLIQGHDYFHLYREKNCRLQMGGSDQWGNIVTGTELIRRKAGGEAYALTCPLVTKSDGGKFGKSEKGNVWLDANKTSVYAFYQFWLNTSDEDAEKYIKLFTLLTQEEIQKITDEHKAEPHLRLLQKKLATEVTLMVHSSEGLETAIEASEILFGKGTEESLKKLDEGTFLSVFDGVPLFVVEREKLQQGINIAELLGEITAVLPSKGEVRRMIKGGGISLNKKKIEDENAVIGTDYLINNRYILVQKGKKNYYLINSK, from the coding sequence ATGACTTTCATTGAAGAACTCAGTTGGAGGGGAATGATTCATGATATGATGCCCGGCACTGAGGAACAATTGCAGAAGGAGATGACTGCGGGTTACATCGGATTTGATCCCACTGCTGATTCACTTCATATCGGGAACCTGCTACCCATCATGCTTCTTGTCCATTTCCAGCGGAGCGGCCATAAGCCGATTGCACTGGTTGGCGGTGCTACCGGTATGATTGGCGATCCCTCGTTCAAAGCTGAAGAGCGAAAATTTCTTGATGAAGATACGCTTAGGCATAATTTATCGTGCCAGCGTAAACAGCTTGAAAAATTCCTCAACTTTGATTGTGGCGCCAACTCAGCTGAAATCGTCAATAATTATGACTGGTTCAAAGAATTTTCATTTCTTGGCTTTTTACGTGAGGTAGGCAAGCATATAACCGTCAATTATATGATGTCGAAAGATTCTGTGAAAAAGAGGCTTGAAACCGGGATCTCTTTCACCGAATTTACATACCAGCTGATCCAGGGACATGACTATTTCCATCTTTATAGGGAAAAGAACTGCAGGTTACAAATGGGAGGCTCCGACCAGTGGGGAAACATAGTTACAGGTACGGAATTGATCCGCAGGAAAGCGGGAGGAGAGGCCTATGCCCTGACATGTCCACTTGTCACTAAATCGGATGGAGGCAAATTCGGGAAGTCCGAAAAAGGAAATGTATGGCTTGATGCCAATAAAACTTCCGTGTATGCCTTTTACCAGTTCTGGCTGAATACTTCGGATGAAGATGCTGAAAAGTACATAAAGTTGTTTACCTTACTCACACAGGAAGAAATTCAGAAGATTACCGATGAGCATAAGGCCGAGCCTCATTTGAGGCTTCTGCAAAAAAAACTGGCCACCGAGGTCACGTTAATGGTACACTCATCTGAAGGACTGGAAACGGCTATTGAAGCATCAGAAATACTATTCGGAAAGGGAACCGAAGAATCACTTAAAAAACTTGATGAGGGTACATTTTTAAGTGTCTTCGATGGTGTTCCGCTCTTTGTTGTTGAAAGGGAAAAACTCCAACAGGGAATAAACATTGCCGAGTTGCTGGGTGAGATCACTGCTGTTTTACCTTCCAAAGGCGAGGTAAGACGAATGATCAAAGGCGGTGGCATAAGCCTTAATAAGAAAAAAATAGAAGATGAGAATGCCGTCATTGGTACGGATTACCTTATAAACAACCGGTATATACTGGTTCAGAAAGGAAAAAAGAACTATTACCTGATTAATAGCAAATAA
- a CDS encoding O-antigen ligase family protein, with product MTSLSDILKKNGLVITLVLLYIIADMVLTYREIYLLNLLPVILIVVYLAVARIDLVYFIIIGCTPLSIQLLEFFPSLSIDFAIPTEPLIFGVLILLTYRAAKSGIVNKDVFNHPVSYAIFFYLFWILVTSITSSIPQVSFKFLLARIWFLAVFYFLAIYILKDLKKIRTFILAYTLPMLIVIFYAINRHLAYGLFDKQASHGVMNPFFRDHTSYGAVLAMLFFAVAGLVLNKKRNFLMQSIVWGSWLIVIIALVLSYTRAAWISVVVSLGILVVVLMRIRLIYILLLSIFGIFYLTGERLNIIHKMQQNRQVSSASLSEHVRSISNITTDASNLERLNRWNSAFRMFRERPVFGFGPGTYMFKYAPYQRSADKTTISTDFGDRGNAHSEYIGPLVESGVLGSLSYIIICIMTLITGINVYFRLKDPRLKQIVLALWLGYITYLIHGTLNNFLDTDKVSALFWGFTAVFVSLDIRLKELNA from the coding sequence ATGACCTCTTTATCAGATATCCTTAAAAAAAACGGACTCGTTATAACCCTCGTTCTGCTTTATATAATAGCAGACATGGTTTTAACCTATAGGGAAATTTACCTGCTTAACCTGCTTCCTGTTATTTTAATCGTTGTTTACCTGGCAGTGGCCCGCATTGACCTTGTTTATTTTATCATTATCGGATGTACCCCATTGTCCATCCAATTGCTTGAATTTTTCCCGTCATTATCCATTGACTTTGCCATTCCAACCGAGCCGTTGATCTTCGGCGTACTGATACTCTTAACATATCGTGCCGCGAAATCAGGTATAGTAAATAAGGATGTTTTCAATCATCCGGTAAGCTATGCCATTTTCTTTTATTTGTTCTGGATTTTGGTAACATCAATTACCAGTTCAATACCACAAGTCTCGTTTAAATTTTTATTGGCAAGAATATGGTTTCTTGCCGTTTTCTATTTTCTTGCAATATATATTCTCAAAGACCTCAAGAAGATAAGGACATTTATCCTGGCCTATACCTTGCCGATGCTGATTGTGATTTTCTACGCCATAAACAGGCATCTGGCTTACGGATTATTTGATAAGCAGGCCTCACATGGCGTCATGAATCCATTCTTCAGAGATCATACCTCATATGGTGCAGTGCTGGCTATGTTATTTTTTGCCGTTGCGGGACTGGTCCTGAATAAAAAGCGAAATTTCCTTATGCAATCCATCGTTTGGGGGTCATGGTTAATTGTGATCATTGCGTTGGTATTATCATACACCCGGGCAGCCTGGATCAGCGTGGTAGTTTCCTTGGGTATTTTGGTAGTGGTATTAATGAGGATAAGGCTGATCTATATTCTGCTGTTGTCGATTTTCGGAATCTTTTATCTTACGGGGGAACGTCTGAATATCATTCACAAAATGCAGCAGAACAGGCAGGTTTCCTCAGCTTCGCTTTCTGAACATGTAAGATCCATTTCAAACATCACAACGGATGCATCAAACCTGGAACGGCTTAACAGGTGGAACTCCGCATTCAGGATGTTCAGGGAAAGACCTGTATTTGGTTTCGGTCCTGGAACCTATATGTTTAAATATGCTCCCTATCAGCGATCTGCCGATAAAACTACAATCAGTACCGATTTTGGCGACAGGGGGAATGCTCACAGTGAATACATCGGGCCTCTTGTGGAGAGCGGAGTTCTTGGCTCTCTTTCTTATATAATTATCTGTATTATGACCCTGATAACCGGTATCAATGTGTACTTCAGGTTAAAGGATCCACGTCTGAAGCAGATCGTTCTTGCGCTGTGGCTTGGCTATATTACTTACCTGATTCACGGAACCCTGAATAATTTCCTGGATACGGACAAAGTATCTGCATTATTCTGGGGTTTTACAGCAGTTTTTGTTTCGCTTGATATCCGGCTAAAAGAACTCAATGCCTAA